One genomic region from Pongo abelii isolate AG06213 chromosome 4, NHGRI_mPonAbe1-v2.0_pri, whole genome shotgun sequence encodes:
- the THOC3 gene encoding THO complex subunit 3, with the protein MAVPAAAMGPSALGQSGPGSMAQWCSVSSGPSRYVLGMQELFRGHSKTREFLAHSAKVHSVAWSCDGRRLASGSFDKTASVFLLEKDRLVKENNYRGHGDSVDQLCWHPSNPDLFVTASGDKTIRIWDVRTTKCIATVNTKGENINICWSPDGQTIAVGNKDDVVTFIDAKTHRSKAEEQFKFEVNEISWNNDNNMFFLTNGNGCINILSYPELKPVQSINAHPSNCICIKFDPMGKYFATGSADALVSLWDVDELVCVRCFSRLDWPVRTLSFSHDGKMLASASEDHFIDIAEVETGDKLWEVQCESPTFTVAWHPKRPLLAFACDDKDGKYDSSREAGTVKLFGLPNDS; encoded by the exons ATGGCGGTCCCCGCTGCAGCCATGGGGCCCTCGGCGTTGGGCCAGAGCGGCCCCGGCTCGATGGCCCAGTGGTGCTCAGTGAGCAGCGGCCCGTCGCGCTACGTGCTTGGGATGCAGGAGCTGTTCCGGGGCCACAGCAAGACGCGCGAGTTCCTGGCGCACAGCGCCAAGGTGCATTCGGTGGCCTGGAGTTGCGACGGGCGTCGCCTGGCCTCGGGGTCCTTCGACAAGACGGCCAGCGTCTTCTTGCTGGAGAAGGACCGGTTG gtcaaagaaaacaattatcGGGGACATGGGGATAGCGTGGACCAGCTTTGTTGGCATCCAAGTAATCCTGACCTATTTGTTACGGCATCCGGAGATAAAACCATTCGCATCTGGGACGTGAGGACTACAAAATGCATTGCCACTGTGAACACTAAAG GGGAGAACATTAATATCTGCTGGAGTCCTGATGGGCAGACCATTGCTGTAGGCAACAAGGATGATGTGGTGACCTTTATTGATGCCAAGACACACCGTTCCAAAGCAGAAGAGCAGTTCAAGTTCGAGGTCAACGAAATCTCCTGGAACAATGACAATAATATGTTCTTCCTGACAAATGGCAATGGTTGTATCAACATCCTCAG CTACCCAGAACTGAAGCCTGTGCAGTCTATCAACGCCCATCCTTCCAACTGCATCTGTATCAAGTTTGACCCCATGGGGAAGTACTTTGCCACAGGAAGTGCAGATGCTTTGGTCAGCCTCTGGGATGTGGATGAGTTAGTGTGTGTTCGGTGCTTTTCCAG GCTGGATTGGCCTGTAAGGACCCTCAGTTTCAGCCATGATGGGAAAATGCTGGCGTCAGCATCGGAAGATCATTTTATTGACATTGCTGAAGTGGAGACAG GGGACAAACTATGGGAGGTACAGTGTGAGTCTCCGACCTTCACAGTGGCGTGGCACCCCAAAAGGCCTCTGCTGGCGTTTGCCTGTGATGACAAAGACGGCAAATATGACAGCAGCCGGGAAGCCGGAACTGTGAAGCTGTTCGGGCTCCCTAATGATTCTTGA